The following are from one region of the Juglans regia cultivar Chandler chromosome 10, Walnut 2.0, whole genome shotgun sequence genome:
- the LOC108997041 gene encoding uncharacterized protein LOC108997041 yields the protein MQEENSELSVCLSFSSYSSDGLTDIAAQVTREFGGLGDWRRQVGDDFRGEDFGELDNEDDFEFVSVSKADDVVVLDGQFGPVFPIFNRDLPVPEKIQLQTNFAHDPKEEEGHDALSLRLPLKKLFVEESDPSPRFSTSSEEDVEAELNGVPPGTYCIWTPNNNSNNNSAKASPSNIKCKKSSSTGTGSSSASKRWRLLSLLRRCNSEGKDTLVFLTPKKEEIIKAEKTDSKEKKVKKAARETMSSAHEVFYVRNRAMKEGDKRRTYLPYRQDLVGFWTSVGTLGRSLPPF from the coding sequence ATGCAAGAAGAAAATTCTGAACTTTCGGTCTGTCTCAGCTTCAGTAGCTACTCTTCTGATGGACTCACAGACATAGCTGCTCAAGTAACTCGCGAGTTTGGTGGTTTAGGGGACTGGCGACGACAAGTTGGTGATGATTTTCGGGGTGAAGATTTCGGGGAGTTGGACAACGAGGACGATTTCGAATTCGTTTCGGTTTCTAAGGCCGACGATGTGGTCGTCCTCGACGGCCAGTTCGGTCCGGTATTCCCGATATTCAATCGCGACCTTCCAGTACCGGAGAAAATTCAACTGCAAACCAACTTCGCTCACGATCCGAAGGAGGAAGAGGGTCACGACGCACTGTCTCTCCGGCTTCCGTTGAAGAAGCTGTTCGTCGAGGAAAGCGATCCCAGCCCCAGATTTTCGACATCGTCGGAGGAAGATGTGGAGGCTGAGCTTAATGGGGTTCCTCCGGGAACTTACTGTATTTGGACCCCGAATAATAATAGCAACAACAATTCTGCCAAAGCCTCACCCAGCAATATTAAATGCAAGAAAAGCAGTTCCACAGGGACTGGATCATCTTCTGCATCAAAACGCTGGAGGCTACTGAGCTTGCTTCGCAGGTGCAACAGCGAAGGCAAGGACACGTTGGTATTCTTGACGCCGAAGAAGGAAGAGATCATCAAAGCCGAGAAGACGGATTCGAAGGAAAAGAAGGTGAAGAAGGCGGCGAGGGAAACGATGTCATCGGCGCACGAGGTGTTTTACGTGAGGAACAGGGCGATGAAAGAGGGGGACAAGAGGCGGACATACCTGCCGTACAGGCAAGACTTGGTCGGGTTCTGGACTAGCGTGGGGACTTTGGGCAGGAGCTTGCCTCCTTTCTGA